In Callospermophilus lateralis isolate mCalLat2 chromosome 18, mCalLat2.hap1, whole genome shotgun sequence, one DNA window encodes the following:
- the Shcbp1 gene encoding SHC SH2 domain-binding protein 1 isoform X1 translates to MADGLPSGGGLGLGAMAPERTNWAAEEEPEPLEKGLFQDEESCSDCSYHDKPVTTDCKASEVREFTAEFLEKVLEPSGWRAVWHTNVFEVLVEVTDVDFAALKAVVKLAEPYVCDSEVNTFTLDCVKELLELKECRLPLQELWVVFDGSGVFDQTALAIEHVRFFYQNIWRSWDEEEEDEYDYFVRCVEPRLRLYYDILEDRVPSGLVVDYRNLLSQCEESYRKFLNLRSSLSNCNSDSEQENISMVEGLKLYSEIEQLKQKLKLIENPLLRYVFGYQKNSNIQAKGIRPNGQKVTHVVSSTMMTGLLRALLRDKLCEEHCEGEIEVQFHRDPLSAINACFEGDTVIVCPGHYVVDGTFSIADSIELEGYGLPDDIVIEKRGKGDTFVDCTGADIKISNIKFVQHDAVEGILIIHRGKTTLENCVLQCETTGVTVRTSAEFLMKNSDLYGAKGAGIEIYPGSKCILSDNGIHHCKEGILIKDFLDEHYDIPKISMVNNVIHNNEGYGVVLVKPTIFSELQDNAHDGIEENKALKIQTSEEADAAERVDLEELIQCATGRMELYERTDLSEQVEGNCEIVNELVAVSTQKGHMKKKRLSELGITQADDNLMSQEMFVAIVGNQFKWNGKGSFGTFLF, encoded by the exons ATGGCTGACGGGTTGCCGTCGGGTGGAGGTCTGGGGCTTGGGGCGATGGCACCAGAGCGCACTAACTGGGCAGCCGAGGAGGAGCCGGAGCCCCTGGAGAAAG GTTTATTCCAAGATGAAGAGTCATGCAGTGATTGTAGCTACCATGATAAGCCAGTCACTA CTGACTGCAAGGCCTCTGAAGTAAGGGAATTCACAGCTGAGTTCTTGGAGAAGGTCCTTGAACCATCTGGATGGCGGGCAGTCTGGCACACTAATGTGTTTGAGGTGCTGGTTGAG gttACAGATGTGGACTTTGCAGCCTTGAAGGCAGTCGTGAAGCTTGCTGAACCCTATGTCTGTGACTCTGAAGTGAACACTTTTACCTTGGATTGTGTGAAAGAGCTCCTGGAGCTGAAGGAATGTCGGTTGCCCCTGCAGGAGTTGTGGGTGGTGTTTGATGGTTCTGGAGTATTTGACCAGACAGCCCTTGCAATTGAGCATGTCAG ATTTTTCTACCAAAACATTTGGAGGAGTTGGGATGAAGAAGAGGAGGATGAGTATGATTATTTTGTCAGATGTGTTGAACCTCGATTGAGATT GTATTATGATATTCTTGAAGACCGAGTTCCTTCAGGACTTGTTGTTGACTACCGTAATCTGTTGTCTCAATGTGAGGAGAGTTACAGGAAATTTCTAAATCTGAGAAGCAGTTTGTCAAATTGTAATTCTGATTCTGAGCAGGAAAATATCTCCATGGTGGAAGGATTAAAATTGTATTCGGAGATTGAACAGttgaaacaaaagctaaaactcaTTGAGAATCCTTTGTTGAG ATATGTGTTTGGTTATCAGAAGAACTCTAATATTCAAGCAAAGGGCATCCGTCCAAATGGCCAGAAGGTCACCCATGTGGTCTCATCCACCATGATGACTGGTCTACTTCGGGCTCTGCTCAGGGACAAGCTTTGTGAAGAGCATTGCGAGGGGGAAATAGAAGTTCAG TTCCACAGAGATCCATTGTCTGCTATAAATGCTTGCTTTGAAGGTGACACTGTTATTGTTTGTCCTGGTCATTACGTGGTAGATGGCACATTCTCCATTGCTGATTCCATTGAATTGGAAG GATATGGTCTACCAGATGATATTGTGATAGAAAAGAGAGGCAAAGGAGATACTTTTGTGGATTGCACAGGTGCGGATATTAAAATCTCAAACATAAAATTTGTTCAGCATGATGCTGTAGAAGGAATCTTAA TCATTCACCGTGGCAAGACTACATTGGAAAACTGTGTGTTGCAATGTGAAACTACAGGAGTCACAGTACGAACATCAGCTGAATTTTTAATGAAGAACTCAGATTTATATGGTGCCAAG GGTGCTGGTATTGAAATATATCCTGGGAGTAAGTGTATCCTGAGTGACAATGGGATCCATCACTGCAAGGAGGGGATCCTCATTAAG GACTTCTTAGATGAGCATTATGACATTCCCAAAATATCCATGGTAAATAatgttatacataataatgaagGTTATGGTGTTGTTTTGGTGAAGCCTACAATTTTCTCTGAACTGCAAGACAATGCCCATGATGGAATTGAAG AAAATAAAGCACTTAAAATTCAGACAAGTGAAGAGGCAGATGCAGCTGAAAGAGTGGATCTAGAAGAACTGATTCAATGTGCAACAGGCAGAATGGAGCTTTATGAAAGAACTGACCTTTCTGAGCAAGTTGAGGGTAATTGTGAAATTGTAAATGAACTAGTTGCTGTCTCTACacaaaaaggccacatgaagaagAAAAGGTTGAGTGAACTGGGGATCACACAAGCTGATGACAACTTAATGTCACAGGAGATGTTTGTTGCAATTGTGGGGAACCAGTTTAAGTGGAATGGAAAAGGGAGTTTTGGCACTTTTCTTTTCTGA
- the Shcbp1 gene encoding SHC SH2 domain-binding protein 1 isoform X2 — protein MADGLPSGGGLGLGAMAPERTNWAAEEEPEPLEKGLFQDEESCSDCSYHDKPVTSLQSFVPEGKTLFPEIFQTSQLLFYERFRAYQDYILADCKASEVREFTAEFLEKVLEPSGWRAVWHTNVFEVLVEVTDVDFAALKAVVKLAEPYVCDSEVNTFTLDCVKELLELKECRLPLQELWVVFDGSGVFDQTALAIEHVRFFYQNIWRSWDEEEEDEYDYFVRCVEPRLRLYYDILEDRVPSGLVVDYRNLLSQCEESYRKFLNLRSSLSNCNSDSEQENISMVEGLKLYSEIEQLKQKLKLIENPLLRYVFGYQKNSNIQAKGIRPNGQKVTHVVSSTMMTGLLRALLRDKLCEEHCEGEIEVQFHRDPLSAINACFEGDTVIVCPGHYVVDGTFSIADSIELEGYGLPDDIVIEKRGKGDTFVDCTGADIKISNIKFVQHDAVEGILIIHRGKTTLENCVLQCETTGVTVRTSAEFLMKNSDLYGAKGAGIEIYPGSKCILSDNGIHHCKEGILIKDFLDEHYDIPKISMVNNVIHNNEGYGVVLVKPTIFSELQDNAHDGIEENKALKIQTSEEADAAERVDLEELIQCATGRMELYERTDLSEQVEGNCEIVNELVAVSTQKGHMKKKRLSELGITQADDNLMSQEMFVAIVGNQFKWNGKGSFGTFLF, from the exons ATGGCTGACGGGTTGCCGTCGGGTGGAGGTCTGGGGCTTGGGGCGATGGCACCAGAGCGCACTAACTGGGCAGCCGAGGAGGAGCCGGAGCCCCTGGAGAAAG GTTTATTCCAAGATGAAGAGTCATGCAGTGATTGTAGCTACCATGATAAGCCAGTCACTAGTTTACAAAGTTTTGTGCCAGAAGGAAAAACTCTTTTCCCAGAAATTTTCCAAACAAGTCAACTTTTGTTCTATGAACGATTCCGAGCCTATCAAGATTATATTTTAG CTGACTGCAAGGCCTCTGAAGTAAGGGAATTCACAGCTGAGTTCTTGGAGAAGGTCCTTGAACCATCTGGATGGCGGGCAGTCTGGCACACTAATGTGTTTGAGGTGCTGGTTGAG gttACAGATGTGGACTTTGCAGCCTTGAAGGCAGTCGTGAAGCTTGCTGAACCCTATGTCTGTGACTCTGAAGTGAACACTTTTACCTTGGATTGTGTGAAAGAGCTCCTGGAGCTGAAGGAATGTCGGTTGCCCCTGCAGGAGTTGTGGGTGGTGTTTGATGGTTCTGGAGTATTTGACCAGACAGCCCTTGCAATTGAGCATGTCAG ATTTTTCTACCAAAACATTTGGAGGAGTTGGGATGAAGAAGAGGAGGATGAGTATGATTATTTTGTCAGATGTGTTGAACCTCGATTGAGATT GTATTATGATATTCTTGAAGACCGAGTTCCTTCAGGACTTGTTGTTGACTACCGTAATCTGTTGTCTCAATGTGAGGAGAGTTACAGGAAATTTCTAAATCTGAGAAGCAGTTTGTCAAATTGTAATTCTGATTCTGAGCAGGAAAATATCTCCATGGTGGAAGGATTAAAATTGTATTCGGAGATTGAACAGttgaaacaaaagctaaaactcaTTGAGAATCCTTTGTTGAG ATATGTGTTTGGTTATCAGAAGAACTCTAATATTCAAGCAAAGGGCATCCGTCCAAATGGCCAGAAGGTCACCCATGTGGTCTCATCCACCATGATGACTGGTCTACTTCGGGCTCTGCTCAGGGACAAGCTTTGTGAAGAGCATTGCGAGGGGGAAATAGAAGTTCAG TTCCACAGAGATCCATTGTCTGCTATAAATGCTTGCTTTGAAGGTGACACTGTTATTGTTTGTCCTGGTCATTACGTGGTAGATGGCACATTCTCCATTGCTGATTCCATTGAATTGGAAG GATATGGTCTACCAGATGATATTGTGATAGAAAAGAGAGGCAAAGGAGATACTTTTGTGGATTGCACAGGTGCGGATATTAAAATCTCAAACATAAAATTTGTTCAGCATGATGCTGTAGAAGGAATCTTAA TCATTCACCGTGGCAAGACTACATTGGAAAACTGTGTGTTGCAATGTGAAACTACAGGAGTCACAGTACGAACATCAGCTGAATTTTTAATGAAGAACTCAGATTTATATGGTGCCAAG GGTGCTGGTATTGAAATATATCCTGGGAGTAAGTGTATCCTGAGTGACAATGGGATCCATCACTGCAAGGAGGGGATCCTCATTAAG GACTTCTTAGATGAGCATTATGACATTCCCAAAATATCCATGGTAAATAatgttatacataataatgaagGTTATGGTGTTGTTTTGGTGAAGCCTACAATTTTCTCTGAACTGCAAGACAATGCCCATGATGGAATTGAAG AAAATAAAGCACTTAAAATTCAGACAAGTGAAGAGGCAGATGCAGCTGAAAGAGTGGATCTAGAAGAACTGATTCAATGTGCAACAGGCAGAATGGAGCTTTATGAAAGAACTGACCTTTCTGAGCAAGTTGAGGGTAATTGTGAAATTGTAAATGAACTAGTTGCTGTCTCTACacaaaaaggccacatgaagaagAAAAGGTTGAGTGAACTGGGGATCACACAAGCTGATGACAACTTAATGTCACAGGAGATGTTTGTTGCAATTGTGGGGAACCAGTTTAAGTGGAATGGAAAAGGGAGTTTTGGCACTTTTCTTTTCTGA